One region of Danio aesculapii chromosome 7, fDanAes4.1, whole genome shotgun sequence genomic DNA includes:
- the LOC130231437 gene encoding histone-lysine N-methyltransferase set-1-like, protein MAERKLRRRKAKPLEEAIQFSLLGKDRNGLECKFINDIKGRGVFSCTEFEKGNFLLEYRGELISKEQFEQRQRIYHDALKVFMFEFRYNGKRLCVDAGRDDGSLGRFVNDDHINPNSKMKTICVDGIPHLCLFALRRISPGEEITYDYGDAECPWRNTV, encoded by the exons ATGGCTGAAAGGAAGCTGCGAAGGAGAAAGGCCAAGCCACTGGAGGAGGCCATCCAGTTTTCACTTCTGGGGAAGGACAGAAATGGGCTTGAGTGCAAATTTATCAATGATATTAAAG GCAGAGGTGTGTTCAGCTGTACTGAGTTTGAAAAAGGGAATTTCCTGCTGGAATACAGAGGTGAACTTATAAGCAAAGAACAATTTGAGCAGAGGCAAAGAATTTACCATGATGCACTTAAGGTTTTCATGTTCGAGTTTCGCTACAATGGAAAACGCCTCTG TGTTGATGCGGGCCGGGATGACGGCTCTCTTGGGCGATTTGTAAACGATGACCATATTAACCCAAATAGCAAGATGAAGACGATCTGTGTGGATGGAATACCTCACTTATGCTTATTTGCATTAAGGAGAATCAGTCCTGGTGAAGAGATCACCTATGATTACGGAGATGCTGAGTGTCCATGGCGAAACACGGTATGA